DNA from Deltaproteobacteria bacterium:
TCCTCAGGTGGTTCTGGGCGGCCCGCAGGGCGGCGGCGGAGCCAGCGATGCCTCCGCCGACGATGATCAGCTCGGGGGTGTCCATGGCCGACACCCTAGTCCGCGGGGGCTACCAGGTCCCGCCCGTGCGGGCCTCGGGCTTCAGCTCGGGCTCGCCGGGGCGCTTCACGCTGGAGAGGGTGGCGGTCACCGCGCCGAGGTCGATCTCTCCGAGGACGGCGACCGGCGTGCGGTGCTCGTCCTGGGCGATCCACAGGTGGATCTCCTTGGTGCTGCTCGGCATGTCGATCCGCTGGGCCACGCCCGAGAGCCGCCAGGTCTTGAACTTGCCGACCGGGGTGCTCACCCACTCCTCGGTCTCCACCGCGCCCTTCATCCGCCAGATGCGGCGGTTGCCGTAGACGTCGAGGCAGAAGCTCTGGCCGATCGCGAGGTCGAGGGTGCGCAGGTAGAAGATCGCGCTGAGGATGTCGTGGGGCCCGGTGGACATCGGGAAGGCCAGCCGCCGCTCCTTCGCGCCGTAGGCGTAGTGGATCTGGGCCTCGCCGCGGTCCTTGCGGAAGAGCACGTCGGCCCACTTCGCCACCGCGTCCTCGACCGCGTCCTCCCGGTAGCGGGTGGGCCGCAGATCCTCCAGGGTCAGGTAGCTCGTGCCCTCGCCCCGCAGCTTGCGGACGTTCTCGAAGAAGGTGTTGGTCTGGGCGAGGACGTCGATCCGGGCGGCGCCGGCGGTGTCCGGGCTCCAGCGCAGATCCAGGCGTCCGGCGCGGACCCCCATCACCTCGAGGTCGAAGCCCAGGCGCTCGCCGAAGGGCGGGCGGTAGTCCCCCGGCGGGGGCAGGGCGCCCTCGCACTGCTGCAGCACGGGCCGGGGCTTCGGGCTGCCCGCGGCGGGCGTGCGGCGCTGGAGGTGCTCGGGGATGGAGAGGCGGTGGGTGCCCGGCAGGGTGGGCAGGGGGGCGGCGGTGCGCGACGCGCCGGCGGCGGGCCCCTCGCTGGTGGTGGCCCGCGCCGGCTCCTCGGCGGCGGCGGGGGCGCCGAGCAGGACCACGAGGCCGAGGAGGCCCAGGGCGAGGGCGGCGAGGCGGGGCTGGGGGATCGAACTCTTCATGGCCGTGGATCTCGAGTCTAGCGGGTCAGGAGCGTGGGGGGGAAAGATGCGCCGCACCCGCCCCAGGGGACCATCCCCTGCCGGCTCGGGCGGGGCGGCACGACCAGTCCTGACGGCGGAGGGCGCGTCTCATTCATCGGGGCCCGGCGGCCGGTGGGGCAGCGCGGGACCGTCGATGGCGTAGTGGGAGGGTCCGACCCTGCGGTGGGCGGCGGGGTGCCTCGCCGAGCGGCCGGGCAGGGGCTCGGGCCCCAGGGACTGCATCACGCCGCGCAGCGCCTCGGGGTCGGCGCCCTTGCCCTGCTTCGCGAGGCGCTTCAGGCGCGGATAGTGACCCCGCCAGCTCTCCCGGATGGCGAGATCCCGCACCGCCTCGACGACCCGGCAGGGCTGGCCGCCGACCTTCTCCTTCACCAGGGCGAGGAGGGCCTTCTCTCCAGCCTCGGCCTGATCGGCCACCAGCAGCGCCCGGGCCCGGCCGTAGCGCGCCTCGCAGTGATCCGGATCCTCCTCCAGCACCGCCTCGAAGACCGCCCGGGCCTCCGGCCCCAGGCCGGCGCGCACCAGCACCTCGCCCGCCGAGATCTCCGCCTCGGTGCCGGACAGGAACTCCTCCGGCAGGCGGGCCTTCCGGAGGGCCTCCTCGCGGCGGCCGTTGCGGGCCAGGGTCCGCACCAGGTTCACCCGGGCCGAGAGGTCCCGGGGCTCGAGCTCGACCAGGTTGCGAAGCGCCGTCTCCAGGCCGCGGCCGTTCGCGGTCACCGCGTGGAGGCGCATCAGCTCCCGCTGGTAGGTCGACTCCCGGGGGGCCATCCGCGCCGCCAGCTCCCAGAGGGGGATGGCCTGGCGGACGTCCCGGGCCCGCTCGTGGAGCCGCGCCAGGAGGGCGGCGTGGGCGGCCGAGCGGGTCGCGGTGACCTTGCCCTGGATCTGGATCACCGCGAGCCCGGGCTGGGGCAGGTTGGCGGCGAGCGCCGCCGCCAGGTCGGCCATGGAGGCGGTGCCGAGCGCGGCCTGCTGCCCCTCGGCCAGGAGGGCGAGGCCCTCCTCGAGCGCGCCCTCCCGGGCGAGGGCGGCCATGAGCAGCACGGCGTCCTCGGCGCGGGAGGGGCCCGGCTCCTCCCGCCAGAGGTGCCGGAGCTGAGCCTTGCCCACCTCGGTGTTGCCCTGGAGGAGGTTCCGGTGGGCCTCCTGCCGCCGCTCGGAGAGGGGCCGCGGATCGGTCACGAGGACCGGCTTCAGGGCTGGGGCGGGCGCCGGGGTGCCGGCGGCCGACGCGGGCGGGGGCGGGGTGGGCGCCGGTCCCGCGTTCTTGCGGGGGTCGTCGCAGCCGGCCAGGAGCAGCGCGAGCGCCGCCGCCGCGCTAGCGCAGGCCAGGGAAGTAGCTGGCCAGCTCGGCGCGGAGGGAGCCGAGCACGAGCTCGGCCTGGATCTGGACGGGGACGTGAGCGGCATCGTCGGTGAACCACACCAGGATCTGGCGACGGGCAGCGAGCTTGCCACGGAACTGGGTCTCGAAGCGAACGCGCACGGCCTCCCGCTCGCCCAGCGAGGTCGAGAGGCGCTCGCGGCCCTCGACCACCGTCCGCAGGGACCAGGCCTTGGCGCCGGTGAAGATCCTCACGGCCTCCTTGTCGCCGGGCAGGAGCGGGCGCCCCCGGAGCCAGAAGATGGCCGAGGCGAGATCGTGCGAGGTCGGCCCCACGTCCACCGTCCGGGTGCGGGAACCGCTCTCCCGGCGCTCGTGGACCACCGCCCGACCGGACTCGGGATCGAGGCGGGCCCGGGTGAAGCGCTGCTCGCCGCCCTCCCGCGCCAGGAAGTCGAAGCCGTGGCTGCGGGCCTCGACCGGATCCCAGAGGGTCACGAAGCGGTCCCGGACCTCGAAGACCCGGCTGACCCCCTCCGAGGTCCGCGCCTGGACCACGATGGGCCAGATCCGGGTGTCGGCCCCGGG
Protein-coding regions in this window:
- a CDS encoding DUF3108 domain-containing protein encodes the protein MARKVDLPASIQDIPVLPGDGNPSTRATVYLLPLLPVALALILLALLSRPARLGASQTAFGPGESLVYQIHYGPVPTGTARILVGSEAPGADTRIWPIVVQARTSEGVSRVFEVRDRFVTLWDPVEARSHGFDFLAREGGEQRFTRARLDPESGRAVVHERRESGSRTRTVDVGPTSHDLASAIFWLRGRPLLPGDKEAVRIFTGAKAWSLRTVVEGRERLSTSLGEREAVRVRFETQFRGKLAARRQILVWFTDDAAHVPVQIQAELVLGSLRAELASYFPGLR
- a CDS encoding tetratricopeptide repeat protein, whose translation is MTDPRPLSERRQEAHRNLLQGNTEVGKAQLRHLWREEPGPSRAEDAVLLMAALAREGALEEGLALLAEGQQAALGTASMADLAAALAANLPQPGLAVIQIQGKVTATRSAAHAALLARLHERARDVRQAIPLWELAARMAPRESTYQRELMRLHAVTANGRGLETALRNLVELEPRDLSARVNLVRTLARNGRREEALRKARLPEEFLSGTEAEISAGEVLVRAGLGPEARAVFEAVLEEDPDHCEARYGRARALLVADQAEAGEKALLALVKEKVGGQPCRVVEAVRDLAIRESWRGHYPRLKRLAKQGKGADPEALRGVMQSLGPEPLPGRSARHPAAHRRVGPSHYAIDGPALPHRPPGPDE
- a CDS encoding DUF3108 domain-containing protein, which codes for MKSSIPQPRLAALALGLLGLVVLLGAPAAAEEPARATTSEGPAAGASRTAAPLPTLPGTHRLSIPEHLQRRTPAAGSPKPRPVLQQCEGALPPPGDYRPPFGERLGFDLEVMGVRAGRLDLRWSPDTAGAARIDVLAQTNTFFENVRKLRGEGTSYLTLEDLRPTRYREDAVEDAVAKWADVLFRKDRGEAQIHYAYGAKERRLAFPMSTGPHDILSAIFYLRTLDLAIGQSFCLDVYGNRRIWRMKGAVETEEWVSTPVGKFKTWRLSGVAQRIDMPSSTKEIHLWIAQDEHRTPVAVLGEIDLGAVTATLSSVKRPGEPELKPEARTGGTW